The Vulpes vulpes isolate BD-2025 chromosome 1, VulVul3, whole genome shotgun sequence genome contains the following window.
GATCATGTActagctgtttttgttttggtcagTTACTGAgttttttctctctgttatcTGTCACTACAGTGTCAAGTTTGCCTCTTGTCCATCACCTGTCTGCCTTCTAATCAGTGTTTCCCTCTATGACCTTGATTTCTGATCTCAGCCCacatctctccccacccctcttgCTCCCACTATTCTCCCAGCTGCGTGCTCaccccctttctcttttccccaggtTCAAGGATGGTCCAGTTGCTGCCCTTGAACCATCTCACCGCTACGGTGAGTGGGTGTCctcgggtggggtggggcagctggcagggccaggcctggggatTGGTTTGTGCCATGCCCCCCATCCCTGATTCCTCCTGGGTTCTATTGCAGATGATCAGGCCTGGACTCGGCCCCCCAAGCCCCCGACTTTCAGGGAGTTCCTGTCCCAGCACAAAGCTGAGGTCAGCCGCAGGAAGAAGAAGAGTAGCCGACCCCAGACCAAGGCAGCCCCTCGTGCCTATAGGTGGGGGCACCCCTTCCCCTGGCGTGTGTAGACCCCCATGCTTCCAGCAGGGCTGTTGGGCTCTGTCTCTGGTGGTtctggcttgtgtgtgtgtgtgtgtgtgtgtgtgtgtgtgtgtgtgtgtgtgtgtgtgtctgtgctgtCTCTTCCCTGTCTGTTCTCAGGTACTTGTCTCTCTCTGGGTCAGGTTCTTGCTCTGGGAGAGTTGGGGCCTACTCTTTGCTTTACCTCCGTCTCTCCCTTTGTTCCCTCTCACACGTCTTCTGCCACCTGGCCCCCCTCCCAGCTGTCTGTCCCTGACCCCTGGGGACACACACCCACCATTTTCTCCTCAGCACTCGAACATGCTGGATCCTCACCTGGAAATCTGCAGGCCCCTTGCGCCCCAAGTTGAATTTTGTAGCTCTTTTCTGGGGAGGACCCAGAGGCGGGAAGCTCCTTCTTCCTGTCCACCTGGGCCTGACCCCTTTCCTCCGTTCCCTCCAGTGACCATGATGACCGCTGGGAGACGAAGGAGGTGGTGTCCCCAGCCTCTGAGGCCTCACAGCCCACTCCACctgaggaggcgcccacacaggtAGGGTGGCTGTCATCtctgggcaggggcctggggatACTCAGGGCCCACACCCTCTTCCCAACCTACCTTGTGTTCCCTACAGCCACTTGAGACCCCAGCTCCTCCTGCCCACCGGCCCCCTGAGGAtgagggggaggaggatgagggggAAGAGGACGAGGGGGAGGAGGACGAGGGGGAGGATGAGGAGTGGGAAGAcgtgagtgaggaggaggagatcgaggaggaagaagaggctgaggaggaggaagaacaaCCAGCCCAAGACCATCAACCCCAAGAGGCTGACCCCACCGGAAGCCCTACCAGAAGCCCCACTGGAAGCCCCACTGGAAGCCCCACTGGAAGCCCCACCGGAAGCCCCACCGGTGAGCAGGCTGACAAAGAGCCCTTCAGGCCAGAGGAGCCCCTGCCACTTCCCCAAGCCCCTGCCACACCTTCTAGCCCCTTTTTGCCCCCTGGGGACCACCAGCCTGTGTCTGACTGGGGTGAAGAGATGGAGCTGAATTCTCCCCGGAACACTCACCCGGCTGATGCCCTGTCTCCGGGTGAGGCCTGGCCTTTTGGAAATGCATGAAGCTtgctgcttgtgtgtgtgtgcgcgtgcagaGGGGACCATGAGGGGCTGGGCCCCAGGACCCCGTGTGCCCCACCACTTTGGAGGCTAGGGAGGACAGTCCAGGCCTGTctctggaatgcccttccctcAGATCCTGCCCCTGCTCTGGGCCACAGATCCCCCTCCCCAATAAAGAATTCACGTCCTCAAATGATATTCCCCAAGTGTGTCCTTGAACACCCTCACTCCCCCAGGGCCTTCTCTCTCAGGGTGGGGTGGATATTTGGTGGGGTAAGGGCTTGACTGGGCCTCCCCTTCCCCAGGAGGTGACCagccagcccctgcctccctggagaGTGGGCCCAGCCTCCCAGGAACCCAGAAAGCTGAAGAGGAAGGGTCTGAGGCAGCTCCAGGTGGGGGAGTGGATGGGGCCTGAGatggcctccttccttcctttttctccctctggggctgaggggagggtTTGGGGAGAGTAGGATAGAGGGGACCTGGGTGTGTGGGGTAGGGGTAGCAGTGGACCTGGGGGTGAGGCTATGGTGCTAAGATCAGGGTGGGTGCAGTGAAGTGGAGGACCTCTGGGGTGCTGGGGAATTGAGTGGAGGGGGGGCCTGCGGGTAAGGAGGTGGAGCCAGGATAGGATTAGGATTTAGAGGGGCCCCAGGGGCTTGGGGATGTAATCTAAAAGTAATGGGGTGGGGCTAGCTTCAAGGggcggggctgaaggcaggatgAGAAATTGAAATAGGTCAAAAGTAAGAATGGAGAGCATGGCAGGTTTGCGGATTTTGCTCTGGGCAGGATTGGAGTTCTGAGGTCTAATGAAGCAAGGTAAATTAGAATAGAAATGCAGACCCCATTAGAATGTTGGGCCCAACCCCATCTCTCCACCTCCCTCAGTGCAAACCAGGTTTCGAAGCAGGGACCTCACCTCCCCAGGAGCGAGGTTAGGGTTTGGGGCAGAGCCAAGGAAGATCTGGTCAAAGTTCAGGTGGCCAAGGGGCAGGGGGGGGCAGGTCCAATGGGGCAGGTGCGATGGAGTTAGTTTATGCCCATGGAGTGTGAGGGTGGGTGTGGCTGGGTGCGACAGTACCGTGCTTAAGGTGGCAGGTGAGGGCAGCGTGCCCAGGGGCTGTCTTTGGGCTACATGCTGGCCGAGTGACCACAATCTGGCCATCCCAGATTATTTCTTCCATTGCAGACAGGGTTCTGGTGGGGTGCATGCAG
Protein-coding sequences here:
- the CCDC9 gene encoding coiled-coil domain-containing protein 9 isoform X4, with protein sequence MPPQHGGRAGMGRAARSWEDSCGEQPRGGAGGRGRRGRGRGSPHLSGAGDTSVADRKSKEWEERRRQNIEKMNEEMEKIAEYERNQREGVLEPNPVRNFLDDPRRRTGPLEEPERDRREGSRRHGRNWGGPDFERVRCGLEQERQGRRAGLGSAGDMTLSMTGRERSEYLRWKQEREKIDQERLQRHRKPTGQWRREWDAEKTDGMFKDGPVAALEPSHRYDDQAWTRPPKPPTFREFLSQHKAEVSRRKKKSSRPQTKAAPRAYSDHDDRWETKEVVSPASEASQPTPPEEAPTQPLETPAPPAHRPPEDEGEEDEGEEDEGEEDEGEDEEWEDVSEEEEIEEEEEAEEEEEQPAQDHQPQEADPTGSPTRSPTGSPTGSPTGSPTGSPTGEQADKEPFRPEEPLPLPQAPATPSSPFLPPGDHQPVSDWGEEMELNSPRNTHPADALSPGGDQPAPASLESGPSLPGTQKAEEEGSEAAPEAGPEGQEAAEITDFQRASPNS